CATCAAAGCCTTGAGTTCTTCTGCAGTGAGTTTTGTCGTCGTCATGGCCATTTCCTTTAATTCTATTTCGCGACTGAAGCATGGATTACCACGTTGGTAACCCTAAATTGTGAAGGAACTGGTGAATTTACTACTGGGCAACGTTTATGTCAATTTTTTGTACTCTCGTTGATAGCACACATCAACTTATTATGTCAGTGTGATGTACTTTAAATGTTCAATCTTTGATTCTCCCGTTGTCAGCATAATTGCTACTAAATCCAGTCGATATTGCGTTTGCCACGGGAAATTTTGCATATACATTAATATACTGCGTTTCAGTATATGCTGTTTATTTGGGGTTATAGACGCTATGGGTTCACCGAATTTGGTATTCGTCCGCGTCTTAACTTCTACAAAAACATATTCGTTTTTTTCCGAATCATGCATTACAAGGTCGAGTTCCCCACCCGGAACGCGAGCATTGGCTTCAATAAACTTGAGACCGATGCCTTCCAAATATTCGCGCGCCAAATCTTCTCCTTTTTTACCTGTGATGCCAAGATGTGGAATTGCCATAGTTTAATTATCATATAAATAGTCTCTTGATTTCTCTTTTGAATCGATATATTCTTAATTATATGACAAATATATCAACTGGTCGCTATATAAGAGATATTAAAATTTCAGCCTTCGTGGCTTTGGTGTTCATGGTTGTTTTGTTTGGGATGTTTATGGCCAATGTAAAATACGGTTTTTCGGAGCGTTTTGTAAACGTATTTGTAGCAAAAATCTACGGCGGAGCGTAGTGGTTGCTAGAGATTTGATTGATTATTCTTACGGGTAGGAACGGTAGGAACATTATTTCGTTCCTCGCGGAGGGTTGTGTCAGGATGTTTTGACAGAATTGCCGGAATCAGGGTTAGAAATATAACAAGCATCACGCGCCCCGCCTGATTAGTCCAAAGATAATGATCGAGCAAAATAAGTGGCGAGATTATAAGCAGTGTTACTAATAATGCGTTAGTAGAATTATGGACGGGTTTTAGAGTTTTATATATAAAATACAATATTACAATTGTTCCAAAAATCCCCAGGTCCGTCATGACCAGGATTAATGTGTTGTGTGGATAATCATATTGCCAATTTTTTAGGCCAGTTCCAAAGGGAGCTCGTCTAGTTAAACTGTTAAAATAATTTCCCAACCCAATTCCAAAAAGTGGGTCGGACATAAAAATTTTCGTGCCGAATTCGTTTAATATAATTCGGTCCGAAAAAAACAAATCCGATGTCGGGGGTGAGATTCGGTGCCAAATGGCGGTTCGAAGCGGTGAAATTATCATCAATATGCCAATAATGATAAAAATTGTATAAAAAATGGTGCGCCTGTAAAGAAAATAATTCCAGAGACGAAATTGCCAAAACAAGATGAAAATTAATAAAAATATCGAAAATAACGCCGATCTTGAGAATGTCAGGGTCGCGCCGGCGAGCATAATAATGATTGAGATTCCCGAAATACGGCGTTTTGATGGATATTTATAAAATAAATAGAGCC
The window above is part of the bacterium genome. Proteins encoded here:
- a CDS encoding O-antigen ligase family protein; its protein translation is MNKFSSFINNVNNKIALFCLFIATSFLPFRHVMNFADASRAGWFSELLAISIYTADFFFLFVLFAERKHFFRHSKQNYLLFGAILVFLIAETLRNPITSLGIYSLVRIIQFLVLVYLFSKFLREQKTRLYVSATLVGIGMFESLLGFFQVIVGHSFGLYFLAEQTLSTGMAGVAKVDLNNGEKLLRAYGTMPHPNILGGFLVLSICAGLYLFYKYPSKRRISGISIIIMLAGATLTFSRSALFSIFLLIFILFWQFRLWNYFLYRRTIFYTIFIIIGILMIISPLRTAIWHRISPPTSDLFFSDRIILNEFGTKIFMSDPLFGIGLGNYFNSLTRRAPFGTGLKNWQYDYPHNTLILVMTDLGIFGTIVILYFIYKTLKPVHNSTNALLVTLLIISPLILLDHYLWTNQAGRVMLVIFLTLIPAILSKHPDTTLREERNNVPTVPTRKNNQSNL
- a CDS encoding YraN family protein translates to MAIPHLGITGKKGEDLAREYLEGIGLKFIEANARVPGGELDLVMHDSEKNEYVFVEVKTRTNTKFGEPIASITPNKQHILKRSILMYMQNFPWQTQYRLDLVAIMLTTGESKIEHLKYITLT